A genome region from Brienomyrus brachyistius isolate T26 chromosome 23, BBRACH_0.4, whole genome shotgun sequence includes the following:
- the LOC125719480 gene encoding phosphatidylinositol 4-phosphate 5-kinase type-1 alpha-like isoform X2: MACILTVAAGSPGTSQMKKTIGHRGIDHTGETTYKKTTSSALKGAIQLGITHTVGSLSQKAERDVLMQDFLVVESIFFPRGGSNQTPAHHFDDFRFKTYAPIAFRYFRELFGIRPDDYLYSLCNETLIELSNPGASGSVFYVSSDDEFIIKTVQHKEAEFLQKLLPGYFMNINQNKRTLLPKFYGLYCVQTSGKNIRILVMNNLLPRARHMHLKYDLKGSTCKRQASAKEREKALPTYKDLDFIQNMPDGLQLEPENYNALSKTIQRDCLLLQSFKIMDYSLLLGIHNMERDKSVNYGAASPEQRRGPGQKSLYCTAMESIQGEARGRAVLDSKDYMGGIPAHNVRGDQLLLYIGIIDILQSYRLIKRLEHSWKALIHDGDTISVHRPGFYAERFQKFMCNTVFKKAPSKPSPSKKRGSGAQGGLPRATAAAGGPSLDVEGKQDRQSGQPDLLARTPRLHEFKNDSAETTLSNCSLGSVGFASSLPHRSVGVEVHKPSNPEEWHGAPNSKRRVRRH; the protein is encoded by the exons GCGGCAGGGTCCCCTGGGACGTCCCAAATGAAGAAGACCATCGGACATCGGGGGATTGACCACACGGGGGAGACCACCTACAAGAAG ACCACGTCCAGTGCCCTGAAAGGTGCCATCCAGCTGGGCATCACGCACACAGTGGGCAGCCTCAGTCAGAAGGCTGAGAGGGATGTCCTTATGCAGGACTTCCTGGTGGTGGAGAGCATCTTCTTTCCCAG GGGGGGCAGTAATCAGACTCCAGCCCATCACTTCGATGACTTCCGATTCAAGACTTATGCCCCCATTGCCTTCCGCTACTTCCGAGAGCTCTTTGGTATCCGGCCGGATGATTACCTG TACTCCCTGTGCAATGAGACGCTGATTGAGCTGTCCAACCCCGGAGCAAGTGGCTCGGTCTTCTATGTCTCCAGCGACGATGAATTCATCATCAAGACAGTGCAGCACAAGGAGGCAGAGTTTCTGCAGAAGCTGTTGCCTGGCTACTTCATG AATATCAACCAGAACAAGCGTACATTGCTGCCCAAGTTCTACGGGCTGTACTGCGTGCAGACCAGCGGCAAGAACATCCGCATCCTGGTGATGAACAACCTGCTTCCACGCGCCAGGCACATGCACCTCAAGTACGACctcaagggctccacctgcaaGCGCCAGGCCTCAGCTAAGGAGCGTGAGAAGGCTCTGCCTACTTATAAGGACTTGGACTTCATCCAGAACATGCCTGATGGTTTGCAGCTGGAGCCTGAGAATTACAATGCCCTGAGCAAGACCATCCAGAGGGATTGCTTG CTTTTGCAGAGCTTCAAAATCATGGACTACAGTCTGCTGCTTGGCATCCACAACATGGAGCGTGACAAGAGTGTGAACTATGGAGCTGCAAGCCCCGAGCAGAGGAGAGGCCCAGGCCAGAAGTCGCTGTACTGCACAGCCATGGAGTCCATCCAGGGCGAGGCGCGCGGCAGGGCCGTGCTCGACTCCAAGGACTA CATGGGTGGGATTCCAGCACACAACGTCAGAGGGGATCAGCTGCTGCTCTACATTGGCATCATCGACATCCTGCAGTCATACAG ATTAATTAAGAGGTTGGAGCATTCGTGGAAAGCCCTGATACACGATGGG GACACAATATCTGTGCACAGACCAGGTTTCTATGCTGAACGTTTCCAGAAGTTCATGTGCAACACGGTATTCAAGAAAGCCCCAT CCAAGCCCTCCCCATCAAAGAAGAGAGGATCCGGGGCCCAGGGGGGTCTCCCCAGGGCGACGGCAGCAGCTGGTGGCCCCAGCCTGGATGTGGAGGGAAAGCAGG ACAGGCAATCTGGCCAGCCTGACCTGCTCGCAAGGACCCCTCGGCTGCATGAATTCAAAAATGACTCTGCTGAAACAACTCTGTCCAACTGCTCCCTGGGAAGCGTGGGTTTCGCCTCCTCTCTGCCACACAG GTCAGTAGGAGTTGAAGTGCATAAGCCATCAAACCCAGAGGAATGGCACGGTGCCCCTAACAG TAAAAGAAGAGTTAGAAGACATTGA
- the LOC125719480 gene encoding phosphatidylinositol 4-phosphate 5-kinase type-1 alpha-like isoform X1, translated as MACILTVAAGSPGTSQMKKTIGHRGIDHTGETTYKKTTSSALKGAIQLGITHTVGSLSQKAERDVLMQDFLVVESIFFPRGGSNQTPAHHFDDFRFKTYAPIAFRYFRELFGIRPDDYLYSLCNETLIELSNPGASGSVFYVSSDDEFIIKTVQHKEAEFLQKLLPGYFMNINQNKRTLLPKFYGLYCVQTSGKNIRILVMNNLLPRARHMHLKYDLKGSTCKRQASAKEREKALPTYKDLDFIQNMPDGLQLEPENYNALSKTIQRDCLLLQSFKIMDYSLLLGIHNMERDKSVNYGAASPEQRRGPGQKSLYCTAMESIQGEARGRAVLDSKDYMGGIPAHNVRGDQLLLYIGIIDILQSYRLIKRLEHSWKALIHDGDTISVHRPGFYAERFQKFMCNTVFKKAPSKPSPSKKRGSGAQGGLPRATAAAGGPSLDVEGKQDRQSGQPDLLARTPRLHEFKNDSAETTLSNCSLGSVGFASSLPHRSVGVEVHKPSNPEEWHGAPNSAAVAVPEHPSAREDAISLKDIIPETNICF; from the exons GCGGCAGGGTCCCCTGGGACGTCCCAAATGAAGAAGACCATCGGACATCGGGGGATTGACCACACGGGGGAGACCACCTACAAGAAG ACCACGTCCAGTGCCCTGAAAGGTGCCATCCAGCTGGGCATCACGCACACAGTGGGCAGCCTCAGTCAGAAGGCTGAGAGGGATGTCCTTATGCAGGACTTCCTGGTGGTGGAGAGCATCTTCTTTCCCAG GGGGGGCAGTAATCAGACTCCAGCCCATCACTTCGATGACTTCCGATTCAAGACTTATGCCCCCATTGCCTTCCGCTACTTCCGAGAGCTCTTTGGTATCCGGCCGGATGATTACCTG TACTCCCTGTGCAATGAGACGCTGATTGAGCTGTCCAACCCCGGAGCAAGTGGCTCGGTCTTCTATGTCTCCAGCGACGATGAATTCATCATCAAGACAGTGCAGCACAAGGAGGCAGAGTTTCTGCAGAAGCTGTTGCCTGGCTACTTCATG AATATCAACCAGAACAAGCGTACATTGCTGCCCAAGTTCTACGGGCTGTACTGCGTGCAGACCAGCGGCAAGAACATCCGCATCCTGGTGATGAACAACCTGCTTCCACGCGCCAGGCACATGCACCTCAAGTACGACctcaagggctccacctgcaaGCGCCAGGCCTCAGCTAAGGAGCGTGAGAAGGCTCTGCCTACTTATAAGGACTTGGACTTCATCCAGAACATGCCTGATGGTTTGCAGCTGGAGCCTGAGAATTACAATGCCCTGAGCAAGACCATCCAGAGGGATTGCTTG CTTTTGCAGAGCTTCAAAATCATGGACTACAGTCTGCTGCTTGGCATCCACAACATGGAGCGTGACAAGAGTGTGAACTATGGAGCTGCAAGCCCCGAGCAGAGGAGAGGCCCAGGCCAGAAGTCGCTGTACTGCACAGCCATGGAGTCCATCCAGGGCGAGGCGCGCGGCAGGGCCGTGCTCGACTCCAAGGACTA CATGGGTGGGATTCCAGCACACAACGTCAGAGGGGATCAGCTGCTGCTCTACATTGGCATCATCGACATCCTGCAGTCATACAG ATTAATTAAGAGGTTGGAGCATTCGTGGAAAGCCCTGATACACGATGGG GACACAATATCTGTGCACAGACCAGGTTTCTATGCTGAACGTTTCCAGAAGTTCATGTGCAACACGGTATTCAAGAAAGCCCCAT CCAAGCCCTCCCCATCAAAGAAGAGAGGATCCGGGGCCCAGGGGGGTCTCCCCAGGGCGACGGCAGCAGCTGGTGGCCCCAGCCTGGATGTGGAGGGAAAGCAGG ACAGGCAATCTGGCCAGCCTGACCTGCTCGCAAGGACCCCTCGGCTGCATGAATTCAAAAATGACTCTGCTGAAACAACTCTGTCCAACTGCTCCCTGGGAAGCGTGGGTTTCGCCTCCTCTCTGCCACACAG GTCAGTAGGAGTTGAAGTGCATAAGCCATCAAACCCAGAGGAATGGCACGGTGCCCCTAACAG TGCTGCAGTGGCAGTTCCAGAGCATCCGTCCGCCAGAGAAGATGCCATTTCCCTCAAAGACATCATTCCCGAAACTAACATCTGCTTT TAA